In the Carettochelys insculpta isolate YL-2023 chromosome 6, ASM3395843v1, whole genome shotgun sequence genome, tgacagagattttggagcagaagctttcgtgggcaaagacctgcttcatcggatgcatgagtggggggaggggcttcaggggggtatttaaggagtggggtcccactaagagggagggtcagagctgccaaggtctgttcagcagggtggaaatggcccagtgtcaacagcacttatcaaaagaggggaaaacaggtcagataagacaggggggtGGGGATATGACCCACTGTCAGTCAAatgtggagatattaacacccagggcagagaagctccttttgtaagctgtgagccactcccagtctctgtttaatccctggttaatgtagtcaaatttgcaaatacattgcagctcagagatttctgtctccatttgatttttgaaatgtctttgtttcaggacggctacttttaaatctgttactgagtggccagggagattgaagtgttcacccacaggcttctgtacattaccgttcctgatgtctgatttatgtccatttattcttttacatagagactgtccagtttggcccatgtaaattgcagtggggcattactggcacatgatggcatatattacactAGTAGACGtgtaggtaaaggagcccctgatggtatggttgacgttaggtcctgtgatgatatcactggtgtagatatgtgagcagagttggcagcgaggtttgttgcagggattagttccaggtttagagttactgtgttgtgatctatagtggctggtgaggatttgtagGCGAGGATTTGTAGgcccaggcctgcctcccaaggtctgtgagagtgaaggatcattgttcaggatgggttgcagatcactgatgatgcgttggagaggccttaggttgGGGCTGtacgtgatggccagtggtgttctcttgttttccttgcaaggcctggcttgtagcaggtggcttctgggtacctgtctggttctgtcaatctgtttcctcacttccttaggtgggtattgtcgtttgaggaaagcttagtaaaggtcttgcagttgtttgtctctgtctgatagattggagcaaatacggttgtaccttagcgCCTGGCTGTATACAACGGATTGTGTAATgcaccctggatggaagctggaggtgcgtagataagcatagcggtctgtgggttttcggaatagggtggtatttatgtgaccatcgcttatctgcacagtggcatccaggaagtggatctcttgtgtggactagtccaggctaagattgatggtggggtggaaactgttgaaatcacggtggaactcttcaagatcctCATTACCCTGGGTGCCGATGATAAAGATGTGAtcagtgtagcgcaggtagaAGAGGCGCGCAAGGGGACGAGAACAGAGAGGCGttgctccaggtcagccatacAGATGTCagtatattgtggggccatgggggtgaCTATaccagtgccactgatttgaaggtataatttgtcctcaaatctgaaatagttgtgggtgaggacaaagtcacaaagctccgccaccatttgtgcttcGGTCTTATCAacgataatgttcctaacagcttggagtccatcttcatgtgggatattggcgtaaagggcctctacatccacggtggccaggatggtgttttcaggaaagtcaccaatggattgtagtttcctgaggaagtcggtggtatctcgaagaaagctgggggtgctggtagcctagggtctgagtagagagtccacatatccagacaatcctgtggcgagggtgccaatgcctgagatgatgggtttgggttcaaggggttcaaacctggtttgggttcaaggggtgtgtctgtgtaaatttgttcctgtgtttttatagggagggtcttgagcagatgctgtagtttcttcgtgtattcctcagtgggatcctgggacagaggcctgtagaatgtggtattggagagttgcctggtgGCCTCCTTTcagtagtctgtcctattcatgatgacaacagcgcttcccttgtcggcctcttggatgacaatgtcagagttgtttctgaggctgttgatggtgttGTGTTCTGCACgcctgaggttatggggtaagcgatgctgcttttccacaatttctgtctgtggacgccggcggaagcattctatgtacaggtccagtttgtcattttgaccatcgggggagtccatgaggaattcttttccTTGTCCCCTAgatgggagggtacctgtgggtcagtgcgctgttccatgtcatgttggaagtattccttgagtcagagatggcgaaagaaggcttccagatcaccacagaactgtatcaagtttgtgggggtagtggggcagaaagagtcctcgggaaagggcagattcttctgccaggctcaatgtgtagttggatagattgacaatattgctgggtgaatTAAGGGTACCACTggtgtagccccatgtggaaagcagGAGCTTAGATGGAGAGCAGAGGTACTGCCTTGATCCTGCCCCAGGGCAAGGCCTGGCTGACCTGCCACCTGCCCGTCCTCCCCAGGGGCACCTCTGCCAACCTGGctgaagggcagggcctggctggctctgggagtgggggatgggacaCAGGGCCTTTGTGCCCTAAGCAGTGCTGCCCCTGCTGACTGGGGTCTGTTACACACACTCAGAGAGACTCTTGTTGGGGAGGTTGAAACCTGAGAAGATGGACAAGCACCCGGCTGTGCCTCTGCCGGAGGCCGACAAGGGGCACGGGCAGTACTGCTAAGCTCGACTGCCCGGATACCGCAAGTCAGGCTCAGCAAAGAGCGTGAGATTGGCTTTCAGGGCATGAGATTATGTAAAAATAACAGATTTAGTCGTTTGCTTTGCCTTCAGCTTTGCAAGCCTTTAGGCTGCCCTGGGGTGGCATTTTGAAGCTTTTCTCTGTTGCCACAAGAGCTAGAAACTTACTTTGTCTGTAAAAGTAAAGGCTGAAGTCATCATGTAAACATGAGAGTCGAGGAAGTGGGGCTTAAAACAACCCCGAGACCTCCCACTCCAACCTACGCGCACCCacacaatcccctgccctgagcccaccaTGCTCCAACCGACATTCCCTCCGTTTTTTACCATCCACGTGGGAAATAAGTTTTGTTACGCGCGCCAGTACGTaagtggatgtgcatcaccagtggaCACAGGCTGCCAACCATGGGGGcgctgttaatcagctgggtggcatttgaatctctcttgagccCAAGCACTCAGATTACAGAAAacgctgccccgcccccactggcCTGAGGGTCCCCCGCCCTCATATCCCAACCCCCTGGCCTGAGTCCCTGCACCCAGAAACCcctcccctgactcctgcacccctcccctgcccagtggCCCCACATGGGGATTGTGATATgagagtacctgtaagaaatgtaagttgctttcacccctgctctgccaaaCCACGTTTCCCGAagtccaacccctccctcccagggctccctgaCGATACAGCCCTGATCCCCCACAGCATAGAGATGTGGCTAGAGTAGCTGCCTGCATTGGTCCACTCTATCCATCACTTCACCCAAGTCACTAGCATTCTCTCTGGCTGCAGGCCAGCGGGGAGAAGTCCTAGGGTAGTCTCTATGGGGACTCTTCCAGGTGTCCTGCAGGGCTCTAATAACCACAGagtcttctccaggctgcagaatTACGGCTAGAATGATCACCTATGTAGTACACCTAGCCTTGTCACTATCTACCTCTATGGCTAGGGGTTGGGGAGTATTAAGATCTAGGGCAGAGCTGGTTCTAGGAATAAGCACACTGAGCAAGTCCTTAGGGCCCCAAGCAACTGGGGGGGGATGACCTCCGTTCATTTGTTTTAGTGAGGGGCCAGCccaaaaatatttctgtgtgGGTTCCCCAATGGGCCAGTCACATGCACTGATCTAGGTATCACGACACCACGAAACCgcttgctgccttcctaaactgtATGCGGGAGATCTCAGGGACCAGCACTAGTCCAGAGACCAGTCGTTGAGAAGTGCTGTTCAAGGGTATGGCGCTCTGGAGCTTGTTACGGCCTAAGTACACTCCTGCAGAGCCTCTGCTATTTGGTTTCCTGTTGCAGGTACGCTCTGGGACGTCTTGGATGCACCTCTATGGTTTACAGAATCCTGAAGGAGTCtcggagggtgcaggagggttgctATGACGTTGAGACCCGAAGGGATTGCATGGTGGGAGGATCTCTGAGGGGTCTCTACGATTCAGCGTTCTGATGGGGTTACATGAGGTAGAGCTGAAAGGGTCTCTATGGTTTAGAATCTTGGAGGCGGTTCCATTCTGGAATGTGGCAGATCTCCCAGGGGTCTCTATGGTTTAGAATCTCGGAGGCAGTTCCATTCTGGAATGTGGCAGATCTCCCAGGGGTCtcctggtggtggtgagggggttGCAGTCTGGAAGATCTCCCAGATGTCTCTATCAAAACAGTCTGCCCGCAGCACAAACCTGAGAAGCTCCTCGCCCACCTGGAAGCCCAAACAACTtctgagctgcccagctggcacacCGACACATGCAAGGCCATTCTCACCCCCAAGGTGGgttcacagcacagcacagcacagcacagcacagcacaaagGGAGGCAAATCACAAGGGAAAGGAGTTTATTTCCTATCAGACACAACTTGCTAAAACAACAAGAGACTCCATCAGTCACAAAATCCAGCAGGGGAGCAGGATCCAGGCGCCTGTTGGGAACAGAGAGTTATGGCTGCGGCCAAACAGATTTCTGGGGAACCACTCTGGCTGCTCAGGGCCCTGGAAGGGACAATCCCCAGGTGTCACTAGGCTCCTGAAAGAGTATCTCTGTGCACTGCAAAGAGAGGCGCCAGGCACTGcagtggagccaggctgccccgtCTGGATCCATCCATTGTCCAGCTTCTCGGGGAGCAGCTTCTCCAGTACACAGCAATCTCATATGCCTGTGAGAGGGGAAGGAGCGGAGAGCGGGGTCCAGAGGTAGCGAGATTCTGGAGAGTGAACATGTCCCCACTGGGATGGCAACAGACAAGGGGACAGGATGTTAAAGGTTAACTGGTTACTCAGCAGGCGTTAGGCTTACTGCACTGTTTCTGGGTAACTGGTTAACGAAACCGTCCCCAAACCCAGTGGGCAGCCAGTCACctcaggccagagcagccccagatgTGTTGGGGCGGCAGGCAGGGCCATGTGGCAGGCATGCAGGATCCTAGGTCCAGCAGGCAGGTGCGACCTGGCCCTGGCAGGCAGGACTCTAGCCAAGGCCACACTAGAGCAGCCTGGCCCCATCGGCAATGGGCTGGTtggcctggagcagccctcaCTAGGCCTGCCCCATAGACCCAGCAGTGCCACAGCCCTGGGGGGaccccagacccagctgcccGGCGCCGGCCCACCACAGATAACCGGTTAAACGATATCACTTTCATCATGAATCGGTTAACTGTTCCCGCTGCTATTTACATCCATTGCTAACGATCCTCACTGAGCGGGTGTGGGGAAGCGAGAGCAGGACCCCAACCTGGGgcactctgcccccagctcctgcgCAGATGGGATTCCCAGAACACCCAGGGAACCTCAGCTCCTTCCTTTCTCTACCCTTCCCCTACGCCCTCCTCTTCCACCGAGCCCCCCCCCGAcccaaccctcctccccatccgCCAGGTGAATTCCAaggcacccacctgcccccagtgcagctgcccccacccccattctgctCTGAGCCTCTTCGGAGGCGCCTGCTCATCAAACCTCATTCCCAAGCCAATGCTTCTCAGCCCTGCATCCCGAGGCACTGTGCCCCCAAGGAACCTGAGCGGCCCGGCTCCCTTTGTCTAGCTGAGGCCCTGAGGCACAGACCAAGGAAAAAACTTACCAAGGGCACAAAAGCCAGAATCAGAGCCGggttagaacccaggagtcctgtctcccAACCTCCACCTTGTTCTCACTactaggccccactcccctcccagagccaggaggagaacCCAGGTGTCTTGTCTCCCTGCAACTTTCTCTCCCCTCTGGACCCTGctcctcttccagagccagggaACGAACCCAAGTGTCCTGACTCCCCAGCTTGCTTCTCCAGTCCATTAGAGCGGTGGTGTCCAACCCGTGCTGAGCCAGTAGCCACTAGAGTGGCTACAGCTATAGTGAACCAGCCCCATTATTCTGTATTGTccaagccaaatagccacattCCACCGGCCAAAAACCCCATCACGGCATTAGATGCAAgccccagagaacccaggagtcctggttcccagccgtctcccctccccaggactcCCCCGTGGGGTCCCCACGCCCCCGGCGGTCAGCCGAGGTATTTCTGGATGTGTCCGAGCAGGCCGGGTCCCCCCGCCGCGTCCTCGCGGTGGGTGCGCCGGTGCTGGCGCAGGTTGGAGCTGAGGCTGAAGGCCTTGCCGCACTGCAGGCAGGCGAAGGGCTTCTCGCCGGTGTGGGTGCGGTGGTGCTGCAGGAGGGCGGAGCTCTGGGCGAAGGCCTTGCCGCACTGGGTGCAGCGGTAGGGCCGGTGCCCGCGATGGCCGCGGCGGTGCTGCAGGAGGttggagctctggctgaagcGCTTGCCGCACTCGGGGCAGGCGTAGGGCCGCTCACCGGCGTGGCTGCGCTGGTGCTTAGCCAGGGTCGAGGAGACActgaagctcttgccgcactGGGGGCAGCAGTAGGGCCGCTCGCCGGTGTGGGTGCGCCGGTGCTTGGCCAGGTCGGCGCTCTGGCTGAAACCGCGCCCGCACTCGGCGCAGGCAAAGGGCTTCTCGCCCGTGTGCACCCGCCGGTGGGTGGCCAGGTGGGAGCTCTTCCCGAACACCTTCCCGCACACCCCGCAGGGGTGGGCCTTGGGGGCGGCCGGGGGGCGGCGGTGGCTCTGGCGGTGCTGCGCCAGGGCCGAGCTGAGGGGGAAGCAGCGCCCGCAGGCCCCACAGCGGTAGGGACGCCGCTCTGTGTGGTCCTGCACGTGCTGCAGGAAGGCCAGGCTGAGGGCGAAGGCCCGCCCGCAGTCGGGGCACTGGTAGGGCGGCTCGCCCCGGTGGGTGCGGCGGTGCTGGCGCAGGTGGGAGCTCTCGGCGAAGGCCTTGCCACAGTCAGCGCACCGGTAGGGCCGCTCGCCCGTGTGCGTGCGCTGGTGGCGGAGCAGGTGGGAGCTGAGCGTGAAGCTCTTGCCGCAGGCGGCGCACTGGTAGGGCCGCTCCCCGGTGTGGGTGCGCCGGTGCTGGCTGAGATTGGAGCCCCGGCTGAAGCTCTTCCCGCAGTCGGGGCACTTGTAGGGCCGCTCCCcggtgtgggtgcgctggtgGCGGGTGAGCAGCGAGCTCTGGCTGAAGGCCTTGCCGCACTCGGCGCAGGGGTAGGGCCGCTCCCcggtgtgggtgcgctggtgGCGCACGAGGTGGGAGCTCTGGTGGAAGCTCTTCCCGCACTCAGGGCACTTGTGGGTCTTCTCGCCCAGGGGGACACGCTGGGGCACCAGGATCTCCTGCCGGGGGCTCTCGCACGACAGCTCCCAGGCGGGCCGGCCCTCCGCTGGCCTGGTGCTCCCGTGGGGCTCCGCTCCTGCCGGCCCGGCCCACGGGGGAGGCTCTTCTGTTCTGGCACCTGCTGGGAGACAGaatccagacggggctcattcCTGATGGGCAGGACGCAGCTCTTCAGAGAAGGGAGAGGAGAGGCCACGTCTGCCCATTGGGGTCCCGtgactgctgccctcccagctcccaccggGATCctgtctgctctgccctgctaaGCAGGAGCTGGTGTGTTTGACTCCTGGATGGGAGACCCCTACACCCAGGAGGATGATGCTACCTCCAGAGATCCGCACCCTTAGGTgtctctcctctctgccccctgggGCTGTCCTGGGAATGGGtcccagctgagctgcagcaaggacaCCGTCTCTGGGGCAGAGAGTGGTCATGCCCCAAGAGCCACacaagctgggcagctgcagtacTGCTGGCTTGGTTCCAAGgtacttttggccttcataaAAGTGGGGCTGTGGAGTGTGAGGGGCCCCACCAAAACCATAGAGCAAGGGCCTAGCGCACGTTTCTCTGGCCTGTCCATACCATAGAGACAGGGCCTAGGAGGTATATTGTCCTGCCTGCCCACCACCATAACCACAGAGATGAGGCCTGGAGGTCCTACCCCCATCTAATGCTAGTGATGGGGGTCCCACAGTAACAGGGTTGGAGGAGTGATAaagagaagtgggggaggggctcccagCAGCTTTGCAGGGATCCCAGCTTCTCTCCTCATTCCTGGTCTCTGAAGCTGGTGCCGCTCACTCCTCACCTGTGTCGGTGCCTCTCAGGATCTCCCTTCCCTCCGAGCCCTGGAGATCCGGCATCCTCCGCTCTTCCCCTGGCTCCATCTGGGAGATCGTGGCCGGGTTGAAGAATcctggcacagggccaggcatGATTCCAGTCATGTGGAGTGAGTTGCTGAAGTCAAACACATCATTAGGTTTCCCCCTTCTCAGTCAGGCGAGCACCTGACATCCAGAGCCTCAACCAAGAGCTTAATTATGATGGGATCTAATCACAGCACCACCACTGACTGCCTTCCAACCCTGATTTACCACCATGGAAAGATGCTTTATTCCCCACTGATTCCACTTCCCTTAATCTCAGGCCCCATACAGAACACACCACAGCTGCTCTAGGCGTTATCTAGCCCAAGGGTGAGCAAAGTAAGGGGCCAGCCTCCTCAGGGGGCATGGAGCTTCATAAGGGGTGCCCATCTCATTGCAAACATTGCAAccttttactgtttttttgtctgTGCGTTTGCATTTATAAACTGATaaataaagttttcacattctacatgAGTTTTCTTACATGTACcaaagggttttttccccccgtatgaacataaccaacatttccatcagtttggttACATGACACAGGCTtggaggccctgctaattgctgggatgaaaagtggggcccaatataaaaagtttgctctccccGATCTAGCCCTAGAAAGTAGCAGCTGGTGTTGAAGAGTTTTCCATTTAAAGATGGTCATTTCCTCATTTCTGAATTGAGGCAGGCAAGATACAGAATCAGACGAAACCGAAGACCAGAAGAGATGTGTATTAGGTGCCCAGAAcgcacagatggcagaacagcgttccctgttagctgagtgctcgggcagccacccagaagcaattcagatgctgcccagctggttagcagagtgcccacagccggcagcgtgtttcTATTCCTAGTGCACTTCTGCACAGGCCTTgatgcagaacaaaatttattccacctgctgatggaaaaaaaaatttgaggGAACCCTGAAGTACGACCTCAGCGGTCACTAAGGGCGAAAAATGTTTCTAGCTGTCCTACATGCACAGAAAATCCAAGAATTTGACCCAAcatctgcctgagtctgcagagagcctgaactGACCACTCCCAGGCCTGGGCCACACGGCACAGCTACATTAATCTAGGGCATTACATCCGCACAGCTCTGTGATCAGTAGCTCCCACCGATCGATGTAACTCACCCACCGCACCGACTTAATAGCTCCACCTGTGCCACAGATGTAGAGCGTAAGTCCATGGAGTCAGGTCGACACAATGCTGCCGACATTGACTGTGCTGTTCTCCAGAAACTACCCCAAGGCCCCACGCCAACAGCTAAATCACTCCCAGCGAGGATGCAAATCCCTGACACAAGGCGCACAGTGTGAACGTGTAAAACAGATTCAGTTCCTGCAGCGGCTGCACGTCGACATAACTGAGGTCGACCTAATTTTGTAGCGTTGCCTTGCCCAGAAATGCATGAATTGCCTCCACTCTTCTCCGGGGGCGCATCTCCTCTGGACCCTAACGCCGGCGTGCCAGATGGCAAACACCCGCCTCTTCCAGCTCCTGCGCTTATCACAGGCCCCactacccccaacacccgcagccCATTCCAGCAGACTAACAACATCCCCGGAGAAACCACTGGTGCCTGCCCAGAGAACTAGGGGTGAGGGAGAAGATTCACGCTCAGGACGCCTGAGttccaggcagtgttccctgtgagctgcgcACTCAGGCggccgcccagctggttagcagcgCGCCCACAGCcggtgtttctatgggtggtgcacatcccacgTGCCCCGGTGCAcgcaataaaatttattccaccactgGCTGGTTCAAAAcagagggagccctggctccaaGCCCGACCCGGAAACGATAGGCCCAGGGGGAGGTATTGAAACCAGCCCCTGGGACACTGGCACGTACCCGGGGGCAGCTGTGCGGGTCGGGGTTCTCTCTGCTCCCGGGAGTTCTCCCGGCCGCACCCCGGCGCCGGCAGGGGGTGTCTCCGATCCCGGCCCCCTTCGGCCCCTTACCGCTTCCTCGGGGCGGCGATTgcctgcccagcccggcccggcccggcggggcCGCAGACAGCGGGGCGCTAGCCGACCCTCCGCCTCTTTGTGTGCGTGCGGCGGGCGGGCAGGCTCGCCCCACGCCGGGGGATGGCTGGGAACAGGAAGGTCCCTGCCTTATTCCGTCCCCTCCCGCCTCCGTTTCCCGATCTCCGCCAGGAATCGCCCggcgcaggggtgggggttgccaGCCCGGCCCCGAGCCCGGCTGGGAAGCGAGCCGGGGGTCGGAGCAGCgtccctccagcccagggctccctgccccgccaGCGCGCACCCTCGGCAGCGTGGCTGGATcggggcaggagtgggaaggG is a window encoding:
- the LOC142014937 gene encoding uncharacterized protein LOC142014937 isoform X1; its protein translation is MTGIMPGPVPGFFNPATISQMEPGEERRMPDLQGSEGREILRGTDTAGARTEEPPPWAGPAGAEPHGSTRPAEGRPAWELSCESPRQEILVPQRVPLGEKTHKCPECGKSFHQSSHLVRHQRTHTGERPYPCAECGKAFSQSSLLTRHQRTHTGERPYKCPDCGKSFSRGSNLSQHRRTHTGERPYQCAACGKSFTLSSHLLRHQRTHTGERPYRCADCGKAFAESSHLRQHRRTHRGEPPYQCPDCGRAFALSLAFLQHVQDHTERRPYRCGACGRCFPLSSALAQHRQSHRRPPAAPKAHPCGVCGKVFGKSSHLATHRRVHTGEKPFACAECGRGFSQSADLAKHRRTHTGERPYCCPQCGKSFSVSSTLAKHQRSHAGERPYACPECGKRFSQSSNLLQHRRGHRGHRPYRCTQCGKAFAQSSALLQHHRTHTGEKPFACLQCGKAFSLSSNLRQHRRTHREDAAGGPGLLGHIQKYLG
- the LOC142014937 gene encoding uncharacterized protein LOC142014937 isoform X2 — protein: MTGIMPGPVPGFFNPATISQMEPGEERRMPDLQGSEGREILRGTDTGARTEEPPPWAGPAGAEPHGSTRPAEGRPAWELSCESPRQEILVPQRVPLGEKTHKCPECGKSFHQSSHLVRHQRTHTGERPYPCAECGKAFSQSSLLTRHQRTHTGERPYKCPDCGKSFSRGSNLSQHRRTHTGERPYQCAACGKSFTLSSHLLRHQRTHTGERPYRCADCGKAFAESSHLRQHRRTHRGEPPYQCPDCGRAFALSLAFLQHVQDHTERRPYRCGACGRCFPLSSALAQHRQSHRRPPAAPKAHPCGVCGKVFGKSSHLATHRRVHTGEKPFACAECGRGFSQSADLAKHRRTHTGERPYCCPQCGKSFSVSSTLAKHQRSHAGERPYACPECGKRFSQSSNLLQHRRGHRGHRPYRCTQCGKAFAQSSALLQHHRTHTGEKPFACLQCGKAFSLSSNLRQHRRTHREDAAGGPGLLGHIQKYLG
- the LOC142014937 gene encoding uncharacterized protein LOC142014937 isoform X3 is translated as MTGIMPGPVPGFFNPATISQMEPGEERRMPDLQGSEGREILRGTDTAGARTEEPPPWAGPAGAEPHGSTRPAEGRPAWELSCESPRQEILVPQRVPLGEKTHKCPECGKSFHQSSHLVRHQRTHTGERPYPCAECGKAFSQSSLLTRHQRTHTGERPYKCPDCGKSFSRGSNLSQHRRTHTGERPYQCAACGKSFTLSSHLLRHQRTHTGERPYRCADCGKAFAESSHLRQHRRTHRGEPPYQCPDCGRAFALSLAFLQHVQDHTERRPYRCGACGRCFPLSSALAQHRQSHRRPPAAPKAHPCGVCGKVFGKSSHLATHRRVHTGEKPFACAECGRGFSQSADLAKHRRTHTGERPYCCPQCGKSFSVSSTLAKHQRSHAGERPYACPECGKRFSQSSNLLQHRRGHRGHRPYRCTQCGKAFAQSSALLQHHRTHTGEKPFACLQCGKAFSLSSNLRQHRRTHQQEQGQGGLGRPYRCPECGKSFVRSTLLIRHQRIHTGEKPYKCGECGKSFYQSSNLAQHRRTHTEEKPYCCPDCGRGFRHNAHLAQHRRTHTGERPFPCAQCGKAFSQRSNLLQHRRTHTGERPFVCTHCGKGFGDSSNLLQHLRTHTPERPYQCPECGRGFRHAKHLAQHRSLHTGQKSHRCPDCGKGFNWSSHLAQHRRVHTGERPYQCPQCGKAFTQRSNLLQHQALHRSAQGLAEQLQITM